A genomic stretch from Asterias rubens chromosome 19, eAstRub1.3, whole genome shotgun sequence includes:
- the LOC117303256 gene encoding uncharacterized protein LOC117303256 isoform X1 — translation MASCKRIYSLFLVGCSLFSIGIIGQAVGAVVECIQNEKTHCSCTMSDGSGRYDLTALSGKPNEPFFPNIAGRTDHSETYSYDPCVPYTLKPVSGSEQGSCEGVAGCRKTTDGSTSTTTYFGIAKHFSVVFHYDSVTQQLILKYTNEDIFHPFTTEVDLKCSPSAANSVTLEHAEDDAVLFRLHSPHACLVGDGLSFGSILCIIFSLLVVLYFAGGALFLVFVQNKPVNEAIPNKGFWMELPSLITDGAKFASNGFKSEPATHHRLENVDVDIDDEDEDIVLKGGGSAGVPSGQSDGFTAVPV, via the exons ATGGCATCTTGTAAAAGAATCTATTCTTTATTTTTGGTTGGTTGTAGTTTATTCTCTATCGGCATAATTGGTCAAGCGGTTGGTGCTGTAGTCGAAtgcatacaaaatgaaaaaactcATTGTAGTTGCACCATGTCGGACGGTAGCGGGCGCTATGACCTTACAGCACTATCTGGAAAACCAAACGAACCATTTTTCCCAAACATCGCAGGAAGAACCGACCACTCTGAGACATATTCTTATGATCCATGTGTCCCCTACACCTTAAAACCTGTCTCTGGAAGCGAACAAGGGTCGTGTGAAGGTGTTGCAGGATGCCGGAAAACTACTGATGGTTCTACGTCGACGACGACGTACTTCGGCATTGCCAAGCATTTTTCTGTGGTGTTTCATTACGATTCAGTTACACAGCAACTTATTTTGAAATATACAAATG AGGATATTTTTCATCCATTCACCACGGAGGTAGACCTGAAGTGCTCACCCTCTGCCGCTAACTCTGTTACCCTTGAACATGCAGAGGATGATGCTGTGTTATTCAGGCTTCATTCTCCCCATGCGTGTTTAGTAGGTGACGGACTGAGCTTTGGAAGTATCCTCTGCATCATTTTCAGCTTGCTTGTCGTTCTTTACTTTGCTGGAG gtgCTCTCTTTTTAGTCTTCGTTCAGAACAAGCCCGTGAACGAAGCCATCCCGAATAAAGGCTTCTGGATGGAGTTGCCCAGTCTCATAACAGACGGAGCTAAATTTGCATCTAACGGGTTTAAATCCGAGCCAGCCACGCATCATCGACTCGAAAACGTTGACGTGGATATTGACGACGAAGATGAAGACATTGTTCTTAAGGGTGGAGGATCCGCAGGAG TTCCATCTGGGCAGTCGGATGGCTTCACAGCAGTCCCAGTTTGA
- the LOC117303256 gene encoding uncharacterized protein LOC117303256 isoform X2, producing MASCKRIYSLFLVGCSLFSIGIIGQAVGAVVECIQNEKTHCSCTMSDGSGRYDLTALSGKPNEPFFPNIAGRTDHSETYSYDPCVPYTLKPVSGSEQGSCEGVAGCRKTTDGSTSTTTYFGIAKHFSVVFHYDSVTQQLILKYTNEDIFHPFTTEVDLKCSPSAANSVTLEHAEDDAVLFRLHSPHACLVGDGLSFGSILCIIFSLLVVLYFAGGALFLVFVQNKPVNEAIPNKGFWMELPSLITDGAKFASNGFKSEPATHHRLENVDVDIDDEDEDIVLKGGGSAGVGIVY from the exons ATGGCATCTTGTAAAAGAATCTATTCTTTATTTTTGGTTGGTTGTAGTTTATTCTCTATCGGCATAATTGGTCAAGCGGTTGGTGCTGTAGTCGAAtgcatacaaaatgaaaaaactcATTGTAGTTGCACCATGTCGGACGGTAGCGGGCGCTATGACCTTACAGCACTATCTGGAAAACCAAACGAACCATTTTTCCCAAACATCGCAGGAAGAACCGACCACTCTGAGACATATTCTTATGATCCATGTGTCCCCTACACCTTAAAACCTGTCTCTGGAAGCGAACAAGGGTCGTGTGAAGGTGTTGCAGGATGCCGGAAAACTACTGATGGTTCTACGTCGACGACGACGTACTTCGGCATTGCCAAGCATTTTTCTGTGGTGTTTCATTACGATTCAGTTACACAGCAACTTATTTTGAAATATACAAATG AGGATATTTTTCATCCATTCACCACGGAGGTAGACCTGAAGTGCTCACCCTCTGCCGCTAACTCTGTTACCCTTGAACATGCAGAGGATGATGCTGTGTTATTCAGGCTTCATTCTCCCCATGCGTGTTTAGTAGGTGACGGACTGAGCTTTGGAAGTATCCTCTGCATCATTTTCAGCTTGCTTGTCGTTCTTTACTTTGCTGGAG gtgCTCTCTTTTTAGTCTTCGTTCAGAACAAGCCCGTGAACGAAGCCATCCCGAATAAAGGCTTCTGGATGGAGTTGCCCAGTCTCATAACAGACGGAGCTAAATTTGCATCTAACGGGTTTAAATCCGAGCCAGCCACGCATCATCGACTCGAAAACGTTGACGTGGATATTGACGACGAAGATGAAGACATTGTTCTTAAGGGTGGAGGATCCGCAGGAG tagGCATTGTGTATTAG